The stretch of DNA agattttgaagagaTCACTTGTCGAAGAGAAATGGCGATGAAGAAAGCGAACAAGCTAACGCAAACGGCGATGATCAAGCAAATCTTGAAGAGGTGTTCGAGCTTGgggaagaaacagaacaatgtATACAGTGAAGACGAAAACGGATCTCCTCTTGACGTGCCTAAAGGTCACTTCGTCGTCTACGTAGGAGAGAATCGGGTCAGGTACGTTGTGCCCATTTCGTTTTTGACCCGACCCGAgtttcagcttcttctccaacaaGCAGAGGAAGAGTTTGGCTTTGATCATGACATGGGTCTCACTATCCCTTGTGAAGAAGTCGTTTTCCGATCTCTCACCACCTCCATGCTCCGATGAacatatctctttttttttttagggtttttttagttaatatattttgggaggaaacagaggaagctGCTGAGTAAATGCTTCTCTGTGTTTAGCAAAccttaattatgtttttggttaatatgGGTTTAGTAGTTGTATTAGAGTGAGACTAACccttagaagaaaaaaaaacctaaatgaGAATGATTACTATTTTTGG from Camelina sativa cultivar DH55 chromosome 9, Cs, whole genome shotgun sequence encodes:
- the LOC104713209 gene encoding auxin-induced protein 15A-like, coding for MAMKKANKLTQTAMIKQILKRCSSLGKKQNNVYSEDENGSPLDVPKGHFVVYVGENRVRYVVPISFLTRPEFQLLLQQAEEEFGFDHDMGLTIPCEEVVFRSLTTSMLR